The DNA window CGATAAATCCCCAAGGCGTTTTAATGGCAGGTAAATTGTCAAAATTCATGCCCCATATTGCCCCTACCACTGTTGCAGGCGTAAAGATGGCGGTCAGGATCGTCAGTGTTTTCATAATTTCATTGCCGCGGAAAGCCGACACTGCATCATCGATGGCGATCAGTGTATCAATCTCATTTTCATAATGCCTAAACGCCCGGTCCATACGTTCCATCCGATGCAACAGCTGCATGAAAGGACGGCTTTTTTCCAGCTTGTCCAGATATCCTTCCTTCGAGGCCGCTAGAAACTCTTCGAACGGAGTAAACATATTGCTCCAATACAACAACACAAACCGGGAACTGAGAATTTTGTCCATCAGATTCCGCTCGTTATTCATTTCCATAGCACGCTCAATCTCCCGCAAATTGACTTCAAAGAGATCCAGTCCCAGGTGAAAATAATGCAGAAGAGTCCGGGCGAGTACGAACATGCCTTCAACGGCATGTTGACACTGATGCAGCATCGCTGTCCGTTCTTCCGTGGCCATGATTTCTCTCGTGTTCTGGTCCAAATTAATCGTAACCAGAATATCACTCTGCACAAAAAAATGGAGCCGATCCATATAACTGCTGTCTGTAACTTCATCATTGATGGAATATGGCAGCGTGCCAAAAATAACGGCATCCACCCCATTCGGAAAGCGGACCGACATAT is part of the Paenibacillus sp. J23TS9 genome and encodes:
- a CDS encoding magnesium transporter CorA family protein, which encodes MKNEITNESVNNVLSFAGHWQWYDICLKDIDCEMLQQLQEQFPIMEEWISVIPKIGENYMSVRFPNGVDAVIFGTLPYSINDEVTDSSYMDRLHFFVQSDILVTINLDQNTREIMATEERTAMLHQCQHAVEGMFVLARTLLHYFHLGLDLFEVNLREIERAMEMNNERNLMDKILSSRFVLLYWSNMFTPFEEFLAASKEGYLDKLEKSRPFMQLLHRMERMDRAFRHYENEIDTLIAIDDAVSAFRGNEIMKTLTILTAIFTPATVVGAIWGMNFDNLPAIKTPWGFIGVMLATFLFSGGMYWWMHRKGWTGDLLSVKTKNSKI